In Penicillium psychrofluorescens genome assembly, chromosome: 5, a single window of DNA contains:
- a CDS encoding uncharacterized protein (ID:PFLUO_007447-T1.cds;~source:funannotate) translates to MDLQAPSVLAQLPRPLHAATGKTRIGDVYSLADAKKRKRYEVAVAVDGEAVNIYNVQTPKLVTSYAVPPQSTFSCRPCSVRRKLLNQSAVKRQTYTAVSKPEHQIKCFVEETGSNGSIAPAISSSAATVTDSKSPIVFVGIVPSAADEEKADPFDILAVHKDGRVRRLSSDLKTQRWSVQHSEIAKSCTTHEVHTCFVVEFDDAKKVLFKRRQDLATLALGDLTSSGTDEPSILLVVSHPTGAEQISLKDVRVQMFSVPATSKSDSLGLDESQQLRYLQTISIPNLNGLQTANSNNLQWSFHSGSAGLNLSFEHGFVNIDLSQYSPSVSSQFILGDEHFSSVMRISPQSVIAAGQSIVAVYDTQYQSVQRSIATGDVLSGAGTTGQGSLTFINFFAKLGVAVAIKGNTMIAFDLSSSQNISGSSLKRSRDGFLIDAIGRGIGSSAAEWDPTSKKHKSENLASLRLTSPEQVEKWNQFTKAVADATNSKDAKKFDKAVLAYFGPALPASGTYVNPEATLFLLSKIFSSKDVPTAAGIKSFSTSQLRITIWPPTTCDWLIRLGHLSMDNVEVALRRAIKPRILQPLPKGSFIQALLDSDPSLKQINQVLDGPVLLTSDDLAYSLKVFLNKAQSHSATLEDTARALTNGDLSTPTQELSRHLGDEPATLKDIFKGLNTAIQKIHSQPLSTVVQALRATLSRMELMALVHHLRLSLATGGHTFRFTENPPTPITHDQITPPLSLNTIIDLITASVDAIGPSGWISALPTSSTDDVMSDEETGAAASQEMELIADMKSEVSAALAGVEEATYLKGILREFLRFTNTVASTSTAKDSKALTNTDAAENATPTPSQLVRYEHINGAEVMVFTGPGEGEDGLDGEAGGKMLPLSLKAASTEVERTKVKKSTGEVKARSSREIGYLRRKAVGKYSFERLLV, encoded by the exons ATGGATCTGCAGGCACCGTCCGTATTGGCACAATTGCCTCGTCCACTTCATGCTGCCACAGGAAAAACCCGTATCGGCGATGTCTACAGTCTAGCCGATGCAAAGAAACGCAAGCGTTATGAAGTCGCCGTTGCGGTCGATGGAGAGGCTGTCAACATCTACAAT GTTCAAACCCCTAAGCTTGTCACCTCGTATGCAGTGCCGCCGCAGTCGACCTTCTCTTGTCGGCCGTGTTCCGTCCGCCGGAAGCTCTTGAACCAGTCGGCGGTGAAAAGACAGACGTATACTGCTGTTAGCAAGCCGGAGCATCAAATCAAGTGCTTTGTGGAGGAGACTGGTAGCAATGGTTCGATTGCGCCGGcaatctcttcttcggctgcCACGGTGACGGATTCGAAGAGCCCCATCGTCTTTGTCGGAATCGTACCCTCTGCTGCAGACGAGGAGAAAGCAGATCCTTTTGACATTCTGGCTGTTCACAAAGATGGCCGAGTACGCCGACTGTCGTCCGATCTCAAGACCCAACGATGGAGCGTCCAGCATAGTGAGATAGCAAAATCTTGCACGACTCATGAAGTCCACACATGCTTCGTGGTAGAATTTGATGATGCGAAGAAGGTGTTGTTCAAAAGACGACAGGATTTGGCGacgctggcgctgggtgaTCTCACCTCTTCCGGGACCGATGAACCGTCTATCTTGCTGGTGGTCTCTCACCCTACCGGGGCGGAGCAAATCTCGCTTAAGGATGTCCGCGTGCAAATGTTCTCCGTTCCAGCAACCTCTAAATCTGACTCCTTGGGATTGGATGAAAGCCAACAGCTGCGTTATTTGCAGACTATCAGCATCCCCAATCTCAATGGGCTGCAGACagccaacagcaacaacctGCAATGGAGCTTCCATTCTGGCTCCGCAGGGTTGAACCTGTCATTTGAGCATGGGTTTGTGAATATTGATCTATCTCAATATTCCCCGTCCGTGTCGTCGCAATTCATTCTTGGCGACGAGCACTTCTCCTCGGTTATGCGCATTTCTCCCCAGTCTGTGATCGCCGCCGGTCAATCTATTGTGGCTGTCTACGACACACAGTATCAGTCGGTCCAACGCAGCATTGCGACAGGTGATGTCTTGTCGGGTGCTGGGACGACCGGGCAGGGATCCTTGACGTTTATCAACTTCTTTGCCAAACTTGGAGTCGCCGTTGCTATCAAGGGTAACACAATGATTGCCTTTGACCTGAGTTCTTCCCAAAACATATCTGGCTCCTCGCTGAAGCGGTCGAGGGATGGCTTTCTCATTGATGCAATTGGAAGGGGCATTGGTTCTTCCGCCGCGGAATGGGATCCGACCTCCAAGAAGCACAAGTCAGAGAATCTAGCATCTCTTCGGCTTACATCTCCAGAGCAAGTCGAGAAATGGAATCAGTTTACGAAAGCGGTGGCTGATGCGACCAACTCGAAGGATGCAAAGAAGTTTGACAAGGCAGTCCTCGCATACTTCGGCCCGGCCTTGCCAGCATCAGGCACTTATGTCAACCCAGAAGCAAcacttttccttctgtcGAAAATATTCAGTTCGAAGGATGTACCAACCGCGGCTGGAATTAAATCTTTCTCAACATCTCAGCTCCGCATCACAATCTGGCCTCCGACCACCTGCGACTGGCTGATCCGCCTGGGCCATCTCTCTATGGACAATGTCGAGGTTGCTCTGCGCCGAGCCATCAAGCCTCGCATTCTCCAGCCACTCCCGAAGGGATCTTTCATCCAGGCACTGCTCGATTCTGACCCGTCGCTGAAACAAATCAACCAGGTGCTCGATGGTCCCGTGCTGCTCACATCCGACGACCTTGCATATTCCCTCAAAGTCTTCCTCAACAAAGCCCAGTCCCACTCCGCCACTCTGGAAGATACAGCGCGCGCCCTCACAAACGGCGACCTGTCAACTCCGACGCAAGAACTCTCCCGACACCTGGGCGATGAGCCCGCAACCCTGAAAGATATCTTCAAGGGCCTGAACACGGCAATCCAAAAGATCCACTCGCAGCCATTGTCCACCGTGGTGCAAGCTCTGCGCGCCACCCTGTCCCGCATGGAACTCATGGCCCTGGTTCACCACCTGCGTCTCTCCCTGGCCACAGGCGGCCACACCTTCCGATTCACCGAGAACCCACCAACCCCCATAACACACGACCAGATCACGCCTCCTCTCTCCCTGAACACAATCATCGACCTGATCACCGCCTCCGTCGATGCCATTGGTCCCTCGGGCTGGATCTCCGCCCTCCCCACCAGCAGCACAGACGACGTGATGTCCGACGAAGAAACCGGCGCAGCCGCCAGTCAGGAAATGGAGCTAATCGCCGACATGAAGTCCGAAGTCTCCGCCGCACTGGCCGGTGTCGAGGAAGCAACTTACTTGAAAGGCATCCTGCGCGAGTTCCTCCGGTTCACCAACACGGTAGCCAGCACGAGCACAGCCAAGGACTCCAAGGCCCTGACGAACACCGATGCTGCCGAGAACGCTACCCCCACCCCATCGCAACTCGTCCGCTACGAGCACAtcaacggcgccgaggtGATGGTATTCACTGGACCTGGCGAAGGTGAAGACGGTCTGGACGGTGAAGCTGGTGGCAAGATGCTCCCGCTGTCGCTGAAGGCTGCCTCGACGGAGGTCGAGCGCACCAAGGTGAAGAAGTCTACTGGCGAAGTGAAGGCTCGGTCTAGTCGTGAGATCGGGTATCTGCGCCGCAAGGCGGTGGGCAAGTATTCGTTTGAGCGCTTACTGGTCTAA
- a CDS encoding uncharacterized protein (ID:PFLUO_007448-T1.cds;~source:funannotate): protein MLLDDMVGQELNHTHKVRDLASIKEIPGNMPGEYDPTRLFPHHNLNTAFAASTKDNKKQAEPNGANGNIPPPKTDKPRPHVCTTCGRSFARLEHLKRHERSHTKEKPFECPDCARCFARRDLLLRHQQKLHMTTTPSSRPRNGRRESTGAASNANRVRKNSIVNNSSSMRPRANTISHVDAAAMGMGHPGNQQRQPGHGYHPSIGSASVSSSVDYNGYSSGHPPMNGLTKLETSGLPMDMSGGLRTAPVYGSFDMGMDGMLMGHGSTINPAQLHFAGSPQGFGNDSPTSPFGHHAHGMHPATDHMMDEEMHYDWMNGLDAAMALGNGNDSVIDESSPSAMSTGSQSGVSEAMLEGSNRIPISNGWHNPFPAHASAAANQFSIDFSPTALNELGIPPETVSPKSLMAQNNPFGETYATPPSMTSVGQPIVGGHSQSMFSSSMATSGEPNPLNVAFPNSALRSQHSPASTDTFTDSTRQALLASMSQPTGFNHRKYSQPASGLLNSRELFARSAGFNGTGQLPSTSDMQRYISAYIIYFHPHSPFLHIPTLNFQAPEYTSNLRTPSGHLNLSSTGVAGGGGCLILSMAAIGALYEYETTASKDLFEAAKKMIQLYLEERRKADMSAALSSRSNSARDNSVHNTPLWLVQAMLLNVIYGHTCGDKTSADIASTHCAALVSLARAAELTHHLDPKSLPQDHLSAGLNGLQQQASGENSSDNWMSSSFSQPKERRDWLNWKVVEERKRTLYAIFVLSSFLVSAYNHAPALTNSEIRLDLPCGEDLWAAESPQAWRKMGGQAAAKKGLSFSAALTSLLTASQREQQSQSSNLFFSGGTPDDLSTSENRPSTFGCLVLIYSLHNYIWETRQRHMGRQWTAQETDAMQSHIEPALRAWQAAWASNPVHSLERPNPFGAGPLSADSIPLLDLAYVRLFVNLGRCKEAFWQRDWNGMADELARGTEVFQQADTDGNTTVDPSITSTLDARRDSIADLGVAGLEISQTPTQEQPMQSLSSVYKTGQSKREKHLRKAAFYAADSISMSDRLGNTYAEFSSRELPIQCAMCSFDCAQVLAEWITTVQERVGPYLGILGRDDADLTQVPGVMLLEEEDCKLVDKIKEILNSIETKMQRQVQNSNSMSALIVMQRLPSVVEGGYGCKILIATASILDRAAVWPVTKLMARSLEAQAMRMKERAEHSVMMTTNQ, encoded by the exons ATGCTCTTGGACGATATGGTCGGTCAGGAGTTGAACCATACTCACAAAGTTCGAGACCTCGCCAGTATCAAGGAAATCCCCGGAAATATGCCTGGTGAGTATGACCCGACGCGCCTCTTCCCACACCACAATCTTAATACCGCCTTCGCAGCCTCTACCAAGGACAATAAGAAACAGGCCGAACCCAACGGCGCCAATGGGAACATCCCGCCTCCCAAGACAGACAAGCCACGCCCCCATGTGTGTACCACGTGTGGCCGCTCCTTTGCGCGGCTCGAGCATCTCAAGCGCCACGAGCGCTCGCATACCAAGGAGAAGCCCTTCGAGTGCCCTGATTGCGCACGATGCTTTGCCCGTCGGGACCTGCTCCTTCGTCACCAGCAGAAGCTGCACATGACCACGACGCCGTCGTCGCGTCCGAGAAATGGCCGTCGCGAGAGCACTGGTGCCGCGTCCAATGCCAACCGGGTTCGCAAGAATTCCATTGTCAACAACTCGTCGTCAATGCGGCCCCGGGCCAACACCATCAGCCATGTTGATGCTGCCGCTATGGGGATGGGTCATCCCGGCAACCAGCAGCGGCAACCGGGTCATGGGTATCACCCCAGCATCGGGTCTGCCTCTGTTAGCTCCAGTGTGGACTACAATGGCTACAGCTCTGGACATCCACCTATGAATGGCCTGACAAAGCTCGAGACGTCTGGCCTCCCCATGGACATGTCTGGCGGCCTGCGGACAGCCCCCGTCTATGGCAGCTTCGACATGGGAATGGATGGTATGCTCATGGGTCATGGCAGTACGATCAACCCGGCGCAGCTGCACTTCGCAGGCTCTCCGCAGGGATTTGGCAACGACTCTCCCACTTCTCCCTTTGGTCACCATGCTCACGGCATGCATCCAGCCACGGACCAcatgatggacgaggagatgcaCTACGATTGGATGAACGGCCTCGAcgcggccatggcgctgGGCAATGGGAACGACTCGGTTATTGACGAGTCGTCTCCGTCGGCGATGAGCACGGGGAGCCAGAGCGGAGTCAGCGAGGCCATGCTCGAGGGCTCGAACCGCATCCCCATCTCCAATGGCTGGCATAACCCGTTTCCCGCTCACGcctccgccgcggccaaCCAGTTTTCCATTGACTTTTCCCCGACGGCATTGAATGAATTGGGAATCCCCCCGGAGACGGTGTCGCCCAAGTCCCTGATGGCCCAGAATAATCCCTTTGGTGAGACATATGCCACACCCCCTTCCATGACGTCGGTCGGCCAGCCCATCGTGGGAGGACATTCGCAGAGTATGTTTTCATCCTCAATGGCAACAAGCGGTGAACCTAATCCTCTCAACGTGGCTTTCCCGAATAGTGCCCTACGAAGTCAACATTCCCCCGCATCAACGGATACATTTACAGACTCCACACGACAGGCTCTATTAGCGAGCATGTCGCAACCCACTGGCTTCAATCATCGCAAGTATTCTCAGCCCGCAAGTGGTCTTCTGAACAGTCGTGAGCTTTTCGCCCGCTCCGCTGGCTTCAACGGTACCGGTCAGTTACCCAGCACCTCGGACATGCAACGATATATCTCCGCCTACATCATCTACTTCCACCCCCACTCGCCTTTCCTCCATATCCCGACCCTCAACTTCCAGGCTCCCGAGTACACCAGCAACCTCCGCACGCCCAGCGGACACCTGAATCTCAGCTCCACCGGCGTCGCCGGAGGCGGCGGCTGTCTGATTCtgtccatggcggccattGGCGCGCTGTACGAGTACGAAACTACCGCGTCCAAGGATCTGTTCGAGGCTGCCAAGAAGATGATACAGTTATACCTCGAGGAGCGCCGCAAGGCCGACATGTCTGCTGCTCTCAGCAGTCGTTCAAACTCGGCTCGCGACAACTCCGTCCACAATACCCCACTATGGCTGGTGCAGGCAATGCTGTTGAACGTCATCTATGGCCACACCTGTGGCGACAAGACATCGGCTGATATCGCCAGCACGCACTGCGCCGCGCTGGTGAGTTTGGCTCGCGCAGCCGAGTTGACACACCACCTGGACCCCAAGAGTCTACCACAAGATCACCTGAGCGCTGGGTTGAACGGGTTGCAACAGCAGGCTTCGGGGGAGAACAGTTCGGATAATTGGATGTCATCATCATTTAGCCAACCAAAGGAGAGACGGGACTGGTTGAATTGGAAAGTTGTTGAAGAACGAAAACGTACCCTCTATGCGATTTTTGTTCTTTCCAGCTTTCTGGTTTCTGCGTACAATCACGCACCCGCCCTTACCAACTCCGAAATCCGGCTTGATCTCCCTTGCGGAGAAGACCTCTGGGCAGCCGAGTCGCCTCAGGCGTGGAGAAAGATGGGCGGACAGGCTGCTGCGAAAAAGGGCCTGTCTttctcggcggccttgacctcccTTTTGACCGCCAGCCAACGCGAGCAACAATCTCAATCTTCGAATCTGTTCTTCAGCGGAGGTACCCCCGACGATCTTTCCACCAGTGAAAATCGGCCCAGTACCTTCGGGTGTCTCGTTCTGATCTATTCGCTGCACAATTATATCTGGGAAACACGCCAACGGCATATGGGACGGCAATGGACGGCGCAAGAGACCGATGCCATGCAATCGCACATCGAGCCAGCGCTGCGCGCTTGGCAAGCGGCTTGGGCAAGTAATCCAGTTCACAGTCTGGAGCGCCCGAACCCATTCGGAGCCGGCCCATTATCCGCGGACAGCATTCctctcctcgatcttgccTACGTGCGACTGTTTGTCAATCTCGGCCGCTGCAAGGAAGCATTCTGGCAGCGGGATTGGAACGGCATGGCAGACGAGCTTGCACGTGGCACAgaggtcttccagcaggcAGACACAGACGGCAATACCACGGTAGATCCTTCAATCACTAGCACTCTCGATGCCCGACGGGACTCGATTGCAGACCTGGGCGTCGCGGGTCTGGAAATCTCCCAGACCCCAACACAAGAACAGCCCATGCAGTCCTTGTCCAGTGTCTACAAGACGGGCCAATCTAAGCGTGAAAAGCACCTGCGCAAGGCGGCCTTCTACGCCGCAGACTCGATCTCCATGTCCGACCGACTCGGTAACACCTACGCTGAGTTTTCGTCTCGGGAGCTTCCCATCCAATGCGCGATGTGTTCGTTCGACTGCGCACAGGTTCTGGCTGAGTGGATCACCACCGTCCAAGAACGGGTCGGGCCTTACCTTGGCATCCTGGGTCGTGACGACGCCGATCTCACTCAGGTTCCTGGTGTTATGCTGCtagaagaggaagattgcAAGCTCGTGGATaagatcaaggagatctTGAACAGCATCGAGACGAAGATGCAGCGCCAAGTGCAGAATAGCAACTCCATGTCTGCCTTGATTGTCATGCAGCGTCTACCCAGCGTCGTGGAGGGAGGATATGGTTGTAAAATATTGATCGCCACAGCAAGTATCCTGGATCGAGCTGCTGTCTGGCCAG TGACGAAACTAATGGCCCGCTCCCTTGAAGCCCAAGCAATGCGAATGAAAGAGCGCGCCGAGCACTCTGTGATGATGACCACCAACCAATAA
- a CDS encoding uncharacterized protein (ID:PFLUO_007449-T1.cds;~source:funannotate), with protein MSKRAADAADEHSSALKAGGRPIADAPPDEVGEFEDEFEDEFESEDEILEAGVDGRPDAEREEEEKEAMDVDKQTFIPGRTKLGPGETLSPDPSTYDMLHTLSTPWPCLSFDIVRDRLGDNRKTYPATVYAVTGTQAEGGRAKDNELMVLKMSGLSRMEKEGEDSDSDSDSDDDMGEPILEHKSIPLGSTTNRIRSHQTPSQSGDYSKPPQTLTATMLENSQVLIHDVTAHLTSFDVPGTVLPPSASKPLSTLRMHKAEGYALDWSPLQPLGKLLTGDNDGLIYVTTRTEGGGWVTDTRPFTAHTSSVEELQWSPNERNVFSSASSDGSVKVWDVRSKSRKPAVDVQVSKTDVNVMSWSNQTFHLLATGADDGQWAVWDLRHWKPNAAGQITSQAVASFDFHKEPVTSIEWHPSDDSVVAVGSADNTVTLWDLAVELDDEESRQVAMADIPSQLLFVHYMESVKEVHWQAQMPGTLMATGGNGFSVFKTISV; from the exons ATGTCTAAGAGAGCGGCGGATGCTGCCGACGAGCACTCCTCGGCCCTCAAGGCGGGCGGGCGCCCAATTGCAGACGCTCCCCCAGACGAGGTGGGGGAGTTCGAGGACGAGTTCGAGGATGAGTTCGAGAGCGAGGACGAGATCTTGGAGGCCGGTGTCGACGGTCGGCCAGAtgccgagcgcgaggaggaagagaagg AGGCCATGGACGTCGATAAGCAGACCTTTATTCCTGGCCGGACAAAACTGGGCCCTGGCGAGACGCTCTCCCCCGACCCCTCGACCTACGATATGCTACACACCCTGAGCACGCCATGGCCGTGTCTGTCCTTCGACATCGTTCGCGATCGCCTCGGTGATAACCGCAAGACATACCCCGCGACGGTCTACGCGGTCACCGGCACACAAGCAGAGGGCGGCCGGGCAAAGGACAACGAGCTGATGGTGCTGAAGATGAGCGGACTGAGCaggatggagaaggagggcgaAGACTCTGACAGCGATTCGGACTCggacgacgacatgggcGAGCCCATTCTCGAGCACAAATCCATCCCGCTGGGGTCAACGACCAACCGCATTCGCTCACACCAGACACCCTCGCAGTCGGGGGACTACTCCAAACCGCCGCAGACCCTGACCGCTACTATGCTCGAGAACTCGCAGGTCTTGATCCACGATGTTACTGCTCACCTCACCAGCTTTGACGTCCCCGGTACCGTCCTCCCTCCTTCCGCATCCAAACCTCTTTCTACGCTCCGGATGCACAAAGCCGAGGGATACGCCCTGGATTGGTCTCCACTGCAGCCGCTGGGTAAGCTATTGACCGGCGACAATGACGGATTGATCTATGTCACCACTCGCAccgagggcggcggctggGTGACCGACACCCGGCCATTCACGGCCCACACCTCCTCCGTAGAGGAACTGCAGTGGTCTCCGAACGAGCGGAACGTCTTTTCGTCTGCAAGCAGCGACGGCAGTGTGAAGGTGTGGGATGTGCGGTCCAAGTCGCGCAAACCCGCCGTCGACGTGCAAGTATCCAAGACGGATGTCAACGTGATGAGCTGGTCCAACCAGACCTTCCACCTGCTGGCAACGGGCGCGGACGACGGTCAATGGGCCGTCTGGGACTTGAGACATTGGAAGCCCAACGCCGCGGGCCAGATTACCTCGCAGGCGGTCGCCTCGTTTGACTTCCACAAGGAGCCCGTCACCAGCATTGAATGGCACCCGTCGGACGACAGTGTCGTCGCCGTGGGCTCGGCGGATAACACGGTCACGCTGTGGGATCTGGCCgtggagctggacgatgaggagAGCCGGCAAgtggccatggccgacatTCCGTCGCAGCTGCTGTTCGTGCATTATATGGAGTCCGTCAAGGAGGTCCACTGGCAGGCCCAGATGCCGGGTACGCTGATGGCGACCGGCGGCAATGGATTCAG TGTCTTCAAGACCATCAGTGTCTAA
- a CDS encoding uncharacterized protein (ID:PFLUO_007450-T1.cds;~source:funannotate): MDAPQQPDYKTPAVAEPSQHVPEMQPSEQLSSESPMEQPAPVNLNAGVTSGEQTIENVSANNGYNSDSKAHYRSQSTDFRHSAPEYAAQETDPSTRMASSPSLTAQPQLHSTSRPGSGLSSGPERLSVSQPQSADPSQRQASQASKNSVVIKVGMVGDAQIGKTSLMVKYVEGSWDEDYIQTLGVNFMEKTISIRNTEITFSIWDLGGQREFVNMLPLVCNDAVAILFMFDLTRKSTLNSIKEWYRQGRGFNKTAIPFLIGTKYDHFVNFPREDQEEISIQAKRFAKAMKASLIFSSTSHSINVQKIFKIVLAKAFDLKCTIPEIENVGEPLLLYKSV; encoded by the exons ATGGACgcgccgcagcagcctgATTATAAGACTCCTGCGGTTGCGGAGCCCTCGCAACATGTCCCCGAGATGCAGCCATCCGAGCAACTCTCGTCCGAATCGCCAATGGAGCAGCCTGCGCCGGTCAATCTCAACGCCGGAGTGACCTCGGGGGAACAAACGATCGAAAATGTGAGCGCCAACAATGGCTACAACAGCGACTCCAAAGCACACTACCGCTCCCAATCCACCGATTTCCGCCACTCCGCTCCCGAGTACGCGGCACAAGAAACCGACCCGTCGACACGCATGgcctcctctccctctcttaCTGCACAGCCTCAACTCCATTCTACATCTCGTCCCGGCTCTGGATTATCCAGTGGTCCGGAACGGCTCAGCGTTTCTCAGCCTCAGTCAGCGGACCCCAGCCAGCGACAGGCCTCGCAGGCATCGAAGAATAGCGTGGTGATCAAGGTTGGCATGGTCGGCGATGCTCAGATTGGCAAGACCAGTCTGATGGTCAAATATGTGGAAGGCAGCTGGGACGAGGACTACATCCAGACTCTAG GTGTCAATTTTATGGAAAAGACCATCTCCATCCGCAACACCGAAATCACCTTTTCCATCTGGGATCTTGGTGGCCAGCGCGAATTCGTCAACATGTTGCCCCTCGTGTGCAACGACGCCGTCGCGATTCTGTTCATGTTTGACCTGACGCGCAAGAGCACGCTGAACTCGATCAAGGAGTGGTATCGCCAGGGCCGGGGGTTCAACAAGACCGCGATTCCGTTCTTGATCGGCACCAAGTACGATCACTTTGTCAACTTCCCTCGGGAGGACCAAGAGGAGATTTCCATCCAG GCCAAACGATTTGCCAAAGCCATGAAGGCCAGTCTGatcttcagcagcaccagccacagcatCAATGTCCAGAAG ATCTTCAAAATCGTCCTTGCCAAGGCCTTTGATCTCAAGTGTACTATTCCCGAGATCGAGAATGTGGGCGAGCCCCTGCTGCTCTACAAGTCCGTGTAG
- a CDS encoding uncharacterized protein (ID:PFLUO_007451-T1.cds;~source:funannotate) — protein MATEEPQLGSIQERIAALKLAQQAHPASGPEQSIFRPATTERSRSANNPPAYNVTGSVLDQPSIGNEPAAAKAPWPLLPPPSTTRSAKSPTPDLKPKKPPPPLPTRKSGNEPPPTPARPASRPALPARRPTDQPRRPSFESVTSDTSLSTASTVGRRTSSTSVNSTATSSRVKAPAWGESALPPLPPKREKTEDTNGFVMPPPARPKSKSTNKQKPESLPLLVPVFPLARLKVYHGPKKRRRLDCRDVLRLLPARRLPPPSQASIKDIRQSGFNNPRPPPRPNSTSSNGVPPPIPHSTRPDLSKIQGTKPQSYGSIPSSPASLPVAAASSETECLLCRDFTGPDEHAAQYPRQSLPTQDLAWLANELTAPFPSLTDKARAIFTWLHHNIAYDVYALFNNCVKRQTSAETLAKGLAVCEGYAGLFAALAMNAGLEALVVTGHGKGFGHTAPVPGSPLPPFDGNHAWNAVKIDGGKWKLLDSCWGAGAVSGKDKPFTKRFEPSMFYMTNDEFGLRHFPSNKDHFFRDDGRPSISWEEYITFNHEKPDDVEPLLIYGPAAKETIGRRTFRPAARQISITNTQSPIRFQFGLLCPHWTLAHHTHLVPYLYMLSIHGVDGRKDESLPFTHVPGSGPAGGGEYWYVDVPDVRMLGAPGQKLGLAFLTKLGNNDNVRGISAEEYLSSVGKTSMGWSFIAEWDLVR, from the exons ATGGCAACGGAAGAGCCGCAGCTGGGCTCCATCCAGGAGCGAATCGCCGCCCTGAAACTGGCACAGCAGGCCCATCCCGCGTCCGGCCCTGAACAATCGATCTTCCGGCCTGCGACCACCGAGCGAAGCAGATCGGCCAACAACCCGCCCGCATACAACGTGACCGGCTCGGTTTTGGATCAGCCGTCTATTGGAAATGAACCTGCTGCCGCAAAGGCGCCATGGCCACTcctgccgccgccctcgacgacgagatcCGCGAAATCCCCGACGCCGGACCTGAAGCCTAAGAAACCCCCGCCGCCCTTGCCGACACGCAAATCCGGGAATGAacctcctccaactcctGCTCGTCCGGCGTCTCGTCCCGCGCTGCCCGCGCGCCGTCCCACGGACCAGCCCCGGAGACCGTCGTTCGAGTCGGTCACGTCTGATACATCCTTATCAACAGCATCGACAGTCGGGCGCAGGACATCGTCAACTTCTGTTAACTCGACTGCCACCAGCAGTCGAGTCAAGGCTCCAGCATGGGGCGAGTCTGCGttgccgccattgcctccCAAGCGGGAAAAGACAGAGGACACCAATGGCTTTGTCATGCCCCCTCCGGCGAGGCCCAAGAGCAAGTCTA CAAACAAGCAGAAGCCAGAGAGTCTTCCCCTGCTCGTCCCCGTCTTCCCTCTCGCCCGTCTCAAGGTCTACCACGGACCGAAGAAGCGCCGGCGCCTCGACTGCCGCGACGTCCTTCGCCT CTTACCGGCCCGGAGACTTCCTCCCCCGTCTCAAGCCAGTATCAAGGATATTCGTCAGTCTGGGTTCAACAACCCGCGGCCGCCACCGAGACCGAACAGCACATCTTCAAATGGAGTGCCCCCACCGATCCCTCACTCTACTCGCCCAGATCTTTCCAAGATTCAAGGAACAAAGCCACAGTCTTACGGTTCaattccatcatccccagcaAGCCTGCCAGTTGCTGCCGCCTCCTCAGAGACGGAATGCCTATTATGCCGGGATTTCACAGGCCCAGATGAACATGCAGCTCAGTATCCGCGCCAATCTCTTCCGACGCAGGATCTGGCGTGGCTAGCAAATGAACTGACTGCGCCCTTCCCGTCCTTGACCGACAAGGCCAGAGCGATATTTACCTGGCTACACCACAATATTGCGTACGATGTGTATGCCCTTTTCAACAACTGCGTGAAACGTCAGACATCGGCCGAGACTCTGGCCAAGGGCCTGGCAGTTTGCGAAGGCTACGCAGGACTGTTCGCTGCACTAGCCATGAATGCAGGGCTAGAAGCCCTAGTCGTCACCGGTCACGGAAAAGGATTCGGCCACACAGCCCCTGTACCCGGTTCCCCACTTCCGCCGTTCGACGGCAACCACGCCTGGAACGCCGTCAAGATCGACGGCGGGAAATGGAAGCTGCTGGACTCATGCTGGGGCGCCGGCGCGGTCTCGGGTAAGGACAAGCCATTCACGAAACGATTCGAGCCATCTATGTTCTACATGACGAACGACGAATTCGGCCTGCGCCACTTCCCCTCGAACAAAGACCATTTCTTCCGCGATGACGGGCGTCCCAGCATTAGCTGGGAGGAATACATTACCTTCAACCACGAAAAGCCAGATGACGTCGAGCCCCTCCTCATCTACGGGCCAGCCGCAAAAGAAACCATCGGCCGACGCACCTTCCGTCCCGCAGCCCGTCAAATTTCCATAACCAACACCCAAAGCCCCATCCGCTTCCAATTCGGTCTTCTCTGCCCGCACTGGACCCTCGCACACCATACCCACCTTGTACCGTACCTATACATGCTGTCGATCCACGGCGTGGACGGACGCAAGGACGAAAGTCTCCCGTTCACGCACGTCCCGGGCTCGGGCCccgcaggcggcggcgaatACTGGTACGTCGATGTTCCGGATGTGCGCATGCTCGGCGCGCCGGGCCAGAAGCTGGGGCTGGCTTTCTTGACTAAACTGGGGAATAATGATAATGTCCGTGGTATCTCGGCCGAGGAGTACCTGTCCTCTGTTGGGAAGACTTCTATGGGGTGGTCGTTTATTGCTGAGTGGGATCTTGTTAGGTAG